The nucleotide window TGAAATTGGTTCAGCGACAAGTCTAATGATTTTAGATGGCATGCATTTCTTAATATTGACAATAGCCCACCTTCAATACTATTGAAGATATTGTGAGAAAGATTGAGATGGACAAGGTTCTCAAGATTTCCCAACCAGGCAGGAATTGATGATTGCAAAATGTTGAATGAAAGATCAAGTCTTCTAAGGGAAGTCATGTTTCGAAGAGCATCAGGAATTGGACCAAGAAGTCCATTGTTTGCAAGATCTAAGGATTGAAGGTTGTGGAGAAAAGTGGCATTGGTGCCACCCCCTGGAAATTGAGTTTCATCAAGTCCACAATTCGACAATCGTAACCAAAGCAAAGAAGGAAGCATGCTGAGTACCTGCATTAAGTTTAGTGTCTCCCCTAAGTACAAGTCACTCATATCAAGGTGATGCAAAGACGACAGACGAGAAAGCCATAGAAGATCATCTACAATCAACAATGGTTGGTTACTGAGATCAAGAATCTGCAAGCTAGTAAGGTTTCCAAGATGATGGGGAACCGTCCCAGAAAATTGTGTTGAAGATAAATTAAGATATGTCAGCTGCTTCATGGAACCAAAAAACTTGGGGATTGGTCCATCGCCTAAATTGTTTCCACTCAAATccaaatatttcaaatatttcAACTCCAGCAAACAAGATAAGCTAACCTCAGTCGCCTGAAAGTGAACCTCTGTTCGGAGGCGTTTAGCTCGAAGATCAAGCTTGACAACATGTCCTGCACTTTGATCATCACAACTCACTCCTTTCCATTTGCAGCAGTCTTTGCCTTTCCAAGAGGAGAACCCGTCTGGTGTATCTTGAAAACTTTGCTGGAACTTTATAAGAGCTTCTCTGTCTCTTTCTACGCAGCTGGCTGTTGAATTAATGCAGAAACAGAATGGTATGGCAGCCAACGATAAAACAAGTAGAACAAAGCCATGATCagaaaattttctcatatCCTTCAACTTACAAGTCCACTATAATGCCAGCTAATAATGTGGTTTGCAAAGGCTTATGTGGTAAATGCCCAGGGAATGAATTGCTTGCTTCAAATTGTGCTATTGCCAAGTTCCTTAGAATTCTTAAAAAGACCAGAAAAACGTGTATATGCCACCAGTCTTGATTGTGTGTAAATAACTTAAAAGTTCACACTGCATGTCAAAGGCATCCACTAAGTATAAAAAGCTgatattttttggtcaaaaagtaAAACGCTGAtctaagaagaaaaaaagaggaagttgaATAGCCATTTAATCTTCTAATGTTTGGTGCAcatatttcaaattcaagttgCCACTCAACTACAAAAGTTATTTCCAGTTTCACTCCTTAACCACTACACTTCTTAATACAAAGTTGATTTTGTCGATTATAATCATTTGGTTTAATGACATtcaatttcagttttattAGAGGAGATTGtgttcaaatttttatagATGACAATgatcaaattaaacaaacataatctttatagaataaaaaaaaaataactatatTTTAGTAACACTTTAGTCCATCAAAAGTAGGCTTTTCCTGCAAGGGGTTTGTATCCAAAGTCCTAGGTTTgattcctctcttttttaatatcgcttgtattaaaaataaatttgaaaggccttccttttgttctttggtttctagttttttaagaaattttttgagtgGTTTAGGACCCGTTTGataacccttttttttctttttgttttttgctagaagtatagaggaaaacaaaaatgaaaaactgaaactatttgaaattgttttcacatttGTTACTCCTTCCTTCCTACCTTCCTCCCTTCTCATCCTGACCTCAAATTTGAatctcattttcctctatactttagcacaaaaaataaaaagtttttctatttaaatcccACACTTTTCTTTGCTCACCTTAATACTTTAATCATTAAgctcttaagttttattattgtgtaaaaagacaaaaaaggtcatccaacttaatacttaaccctaatacatatatacacacccCCACACACCCCACtactcttcatattaagttttagaaaaacacaaactcctCTACACCCTATTGCCAAATTACTCCTCTTTCAATTCAAGAAACCTACTACTCTTATTCTCTTCACAAAACCTCCTAGTTCATTCTCAATGCTGCTACATATTTGACAATaatgtttttatcttttaagtAATGTGAGGTTGAGGTGAACTTAGAGTGGCGAGGGGCAAGATAGCGGAGTGTGGGGTGTGAGGTTGatgagttttatttatttatttattttttctgttgggTGCGTATTTAGGAGTAGTATGGAAAGATAGTggggttttcttagaaaattgtaaaaatttgaattaaaaattgtggtaaacaaagagaagtgcgagatttaaatagaaaaactcaaaataaatactaaaaattaaaattaaaatagttaTCAAACAGCCCTTGGAGAGTAATTATTGGGTTGGTTCATTCTTGTTGGGCCCTTGTGGTTCCTTCTCCTTCGGGTTCGGCCCTTTCTTTGCTGGCGTAGCCAAAACCGTAGGCCTCACCACACCTGATCACTacgtgtaaaaaaaaatttgtcgcagataaattttttttttttcctgttcgGCAATTTGTCGGTATGTAGTTAGGGTTTAGACTGAAGAAATAAGGTGGGGTTTAGCatcgagagagagagggaaaaaagaagaaagctttGCCTGTAGCAGTTTCAATGGGGAAGaagaggcagagagagaggcatCAGAATCCAGAGCCATTTCTCGCAGAAGAGAATGGCTCTGTGGCCTCGAAGAAGCAAACCAAGTCCAAGCAGCACCAGATGGAAGAGAAGCTGATATCTTCGGGCATGAGCTCGAAGATCCTCAAGGAGGCTCTGGCTCAGCAGAGGGAGGTCGAGGACGAGGAGAACCGTGCCCAAAACCCTAACAATTCCTTATTAAACGTCACTGAAGACCCGCGCAAGGATAAAGCAgctgaggaagaggaagacatCGATGACTTCGGTGGATTCTCTGAAACGCAGAGCCGTTTTGGCGGCTATGAAGTGAGTGTCGCTAGCTAAAATGTTATTTGTGACTTTTTAAcgtatttatttgtttattggcTCTTTTAGGATAGTGAGAATCTGTGGGGAAACATAGGAAATGTAAATGAATGCTGAATTGTGTTATTttgttactttttaaattgttatttttctcttGGCTGAAAAGCATTGATTTGTAGATGAGACCAGATTAAATAGTCttgtttcttttgaatttcagGAGAATGATGAACATGATGAGAAATTATTAAACGAgattgatgaagatgatgagaatCTATTAGAGGCATTCTTGTCAAAGTCTGCGGGTCCACAACGTACTCTTGCAGACCTCATTGTCGCAAGAATTAAAGAGAAGGATTCAGATGTCAGCTCAGGTTGAAATGGAATATGATTTCATTGTTCTTGCTTGTTTCTTGAATCTCAAATCTAACAAAATTGCGTCGTTAGCTTAAGCTGAAGAtcttttcattaatatgttttcatttgttgaTTGCAGATGCTAGGCCTTTGCCTAAATTGGATACCTCCCTCATAGAATTGTATAAGGGGTAAGTAACCTATCCTTTCTTTCGTTAGTACATAATATTTAAACGCATATATGTGATTTGACTAATGCTAAACTTCTTCTTAAATTTTCACTGTTTATGCAGAGTTGGCAAGTTTCTTAGTAAGTACACTGCTGGCAAGGTTCCCAAACCATTCAAACACATCCCTTCAGTGCCTCGATGGGAAGATGTCCTATATTTGACTGAGCCTGAGAATTGGTCACCAAATGCAATGTACCAAGCTACGAGAATTTTTGCTTCCAATTTGGGTAAGCAGAAGGTAGAACGTTTCTACAAGCTTGTGTTGCTCCCACGAGTGAGAGAAGACATTCGGAAGCATAAGCGCTTGCATTTTGCCCTATATCAATCTTTGAAAAAGTCTTTGTACAAACCTGCTGCCTTTTTCTTAGGAATACTTCTTCCGTTGTGTGAGGTATACAATTCTCAAAACATGCCATGCTTGCCCACCTAATTGCAATGTTTTGAAGTTTAAGCATGTTGCTTGTTTATTTTGGCAGCTCATTCATTTATTTCCTTCTCTGTTATACTGAAGTTAAGTCCTTGAGTTTGCCTGTTGGTATTATTCCAGTTTGAGGTGCAAAACAAAAGCATTAATTCATATTATTGGACCATcactaaattattattatggagttctcttgatttttgtttgtattttttatttcatacaATAAATCAAGTTGTGGCATTGTGGTTTGCATTGTAGCACatgatttgaaatatttttccaatctacctatgaaatatatattgttcATCATGTATGCTTCATGCAGGGATTCatgattttctgtttttaaccTTCTTTGCTAGTCTATTCGTATTACTCCAAACCAAGTTTTTGAAGTGTGATTTTCACctcaattttattgtttgaaTGGGATGCTTAGATCTGAAAATGTTTTTCTGGCTTTGGAATGGATGTTTTGATAATTCTAATGCACTCCCCTTTGGCCCCATTTCACCCTCTTCTTGAACAGTCAGGG belongs to Prunus persica cultivar Lovell chromosome G4, Prunus_persica_NCBIv2, whole genome shotgun sequence and includes:
- the LOC18780413 gene encoding bystin; the protein is MGKKRQRERHQNPEPFLAEENGSVASKKQTKSKQHQMEEKLISSGMSSKILKEALAQQREVEDEENRAQNPNNSLLNVTEDPRKDKAAEEEEDIDDFGGFSETQSRFGGYEENDEHDEKLLNEIDEDDENLLEAFLSKSAGPQRTLADLIVARIKEKDSDVSSDARPLPKLDTSLIELYKGVGKFLSKYTAGKVPKPFKHIPSVPRWEDVLYLTEPENWSPNAMYQATRIFASNLGKQKVERFYKLVLLPRVREDIRKHKRLHFALYQSLKKSLYKPAAFFLGILLPLCESGTCNLREAVIFGSIIEKVSIPPLHSSVALMKLAEMKYCGTTSYFIKLLLDKKYALPYRVLDAVVAHFMRFLEETRLMPVIWHQSLLTFVQRYKNELQKEDKDNLRNLLEKQKHYLVTPEIRRELDHSRNRGEREDDLMSIAYPVGVINKPFEEDLSDIPEVPMEDD